The following are encoded together in the Tripterygium wilfordii isolate XIE 37 chromosome 3, ASM1340144v1, whole genome shotgun sequence genome:
- the LOC119995486 gene encoding laccase-17-like has product MASYLLASPTFLGAILFSFLALFLLPQPALAISRHYKFNIELQNVTRLCHTKSIVTVNGKFPGPRIVAREGDRLIIKVVNHVPNNISIHWHGIRQLRSGWFDGPGYITQCPIQTNQIYVYNYTIVGQRGTLFWHAHISWLRATVYGPIVILPKLGVPYPFTKPDKEIPPILFGEWFNTDTEAVISQALQTGGGPNVSDAYTINGLPGPLYNCSSDKDTYKLKVKPGKTYLLRIINAALNDELFFSIANHTFTIVEVDAVYTKPFQANTLLITPGQTTNLLLKTKPNLPNATFLMLARPYATGQGTFDNTTVAGILQYKSPFKTPALPQFKPSLPALNDTAFAFNFTSTLRSLASPQYPANVPQTVDKNLFFTIGLGTNPCPKNQTCQGPNNSTKFAASVNNISMILPNTALLQTHFFGKSSNGVYATDFPSKPIIPFNYTGTPPNNTMVMNGTKVVVLPFNATVELIMQDTTILGAESHPLHLHGFNFFIVGQGIGNYDPNKDPKNYNLVDPVERNTVGVPSGGWVAIRFRADNPGVWFMHCHFEVHISWGLRMAWVVQDGRLPNQKLPPPPADLPKC; this is encoded by the exons atggCTTCTTATCTTCTTGCATCTCCAACATTTTTGGGTGCTATTCTCTTTTCATTCCTTGCATTGTTTCTCCTTCCTCAGCCTGCCCTAGCAATTTCAAGGCACTACAAGttcaat ATTGAGTTGCAAAATGTGACAAGATTATGCCACACAAAGAGCATTGTGACTGTAAATGGAAAGTTTCCGGGGCCTCGAATAGTTGCTAGGGAAGGTGATCGGCTTATTATCAAAGTGGTTAATCATGTCCCTAACAATATCTCCATCCATTG GCACGGAATTCGACAGCTTCGGAGCGGGTGGTTTGATGGGCCGGGTTATATAACCCAGTGTCCTATACAAACTAATCAGATCTATGTGTACAACTACACCATTGTTGGCCAAAGAGGGACCTTATTTTGGCATGCACATATTTCATGGTTAAGAGCAACTGTTTATGGTCCCATTGTTATTCTCCCCAAGCTTGGTGTACCTTATCCATTCACAAAACCTGACAAAGAAATCCCTCCAATATTGTTTG GGGAGTGGTTTAATACAGATACTGAGGCCGTGATCAGCCAGGCCCTTCAAACAGGTGGAGGCCCAAATGTGTCTGATGCTTATACCATCAATGGGCTTCCAGGCCCATTATATAACTGCTCTTCTGATAAAG ATACATACAAGCTGAAGGTGAAGCCAGGGAAGACATACCTTCTTCGCATAATCAACGCAGCACTCAATGATGAGCTCTTCTTCAGCATTGCAAACCACACATTCACGATTGTAGAAGTTGATGCAGTTTATACCAAACCCTTCCAAGCCAATACACTTCTCATAACACCAGGCCAGACCACAAACCTCCTCctcaaaaccaaaccaaatctcCCAAACGCTACCTTCTTGATGCTCGCCCGGCCTTACGCCACCGGCCAAGGCACCTTCGACAACACCACCGTCGCTGGAATCCTCCAATACAAGTCACCGTTCAAGACTCCAGCACTCCCTCAATTCAAACCAAGCCTTCCTGCCCTAAACGACACCGCTTTTGCATTCAATTTCACATCTACCCTCCGTAGCTTAGCGAGCCCTCAGTACCCGGCCAATGTCCCCCAAACAGTTGATAAGAACTTGTTTTTCACAATCGGGTTAGGAACCAACCCGTGCCCGAAAAACCAAACGTGTCAGGGACCCAATAATAGTACCAAATTTGCTGCTTCGGTGAATAACATATCAATGATTCTCCCAAACACGGCCTTACTTCAGACTCACTTTTTTGGGAAATCATCAAATGGGGTTTACGCTACTGATTTTCCTAGCAAACCCATAATTCCCTTTAATTATACAGGGACTCCACCCAATAATACCATGGTGATGAATGGGACCAAGGTTGTGGTTCTTCCTTTTAACGCAACTGTGGAGCTGATTATGCAGGATACAACCATTCTTGGGGCTGAGAGTCACCCTCTTCACTTGCATGGGTTTAATTTCTTCATTGTTGGACAAGGGATTGGGAACTATGACCCCAATAAGGACCCTAAGAATTACAATCTTGTTGACCCTGTTGAAAGGAACACGGTCGGTGTGCCTTCGGGCGGGTGGGTTGCAATCCGGTTCCGGGCAGACAATCCGG GGGTTTGGTTCATGCATTGCCACTTTGAGGTGCATATAAGTTGGGGTTTGAGAATGGCTTGGGTTGTTCAGGACGGAAGACTGCCCAATCAGAAGCTGCCACCTCCACCAGCAGATCTTCCCAAATGTTGA